In Erigeron canadensis isolate Cc75 chromosome 6, C_canadensis_v1, whole genome shotgun sequence, the following are encoded in one genomic region:
- the LOC122602851 gene encoding putative disease resistance protein At1g63350 encodes MKVTSYFLQNATSNLEIPTGVPDWLNEVENIKIDAESVISSNVNGCFNLKMRYRTGRKAFKTTLKIEALIKENNETNWRDAQKPLGKVSSKLASTSDGDVQNYFKSREKIFKEALGLLQQDQKAQVIALCGMDGVGKTTMMEQLKKAVEDRKMFDWVVKVVIGQKINASSIQQTVAEYLQIPLTETSTTTRADRLRVTFGKISQERKEKVLVILDDVWEKVELKDIGLCPLPNGSKLLLTSREENVCTQIVAEDDLDLRVVRVDVMEKLEANNFFFQISKVSNPELKEMGVKIVKRCGFLPLAIKLIATNLRSKEKWAWKNTLRRLKKNELVKNVQKIVYKL; translated from the coding sequence ATGAAAGTAACTTCATATTTCTTGCAAAATGCTACGAGTAATCTGGAGATACCTACTGGTGTACCAGATTGGTTGAATGAAGTCGAAAATATTAAGATAGATGCTGAAAGTGTTATTTCAAGTAACGTCAATGGATGTTTTAACTTGAAAATGAGATATCGAACAGGAAGGAAGGCATTTAAGACTACCCTCAAGATTGAAGCtctaattaaagaaaataatgagACGAATTGGCGTGATGCTCAAAAACCTCTTGGAAAAGTGAGTTCTAAATTGGCATCCACTTCTGATGGTGATGTCCAGAATTACTTCAAATCAAGAGAGAAGATTTTTAAGGAGGCGCTCGGTTTGCTTCAACAAGATCAAAAGGCCCAGGTGATAGCCTTATGCGGAATGGATGGTGTGGGGAAGACCACCATGATGGAACAACTGAAAAAGGCTGTGGAAGATAGGAAAATGTTTGATTGGGTTGTGAAGGTGGTTATCGGGCAAAAGATCAACGCATCGTCTATTCAGCAAACCGTGGCAGAATACTTACAAATTCCTTTAACCGAAACAAGTACAACAACAAGGGCAGATCGTCTTCGCGTAACGTTTGGGAAGATTTcacaagaaagaaaagagaaggttTTAGTAATATTGGATGATGTTTGGGAGAAAGTTGAGCTTAAAGACATTGGACTATGTCCTTTGCCAAACGGCTCCAAGTTGTTGCTAACATCACGAGAAGAAAACGTTTGTACACAAATTGTTGCAGAAGATGATTTAGATCTTAGAGTTGTTAGAGTAGATGTGATGGAGAAGTTAGAAGCGaataatttcttttttcaaatttcaaaagtttCAAACCCGGAGCTCAAAGAAATGGGAGTTAAAATCGTGAAAAGATGTGGTTTCTTACCCTTGGCCATCAAACTCATTGCAACAAACCTTAGATCTAAAGAAAAGTGGGCATGGAAGAATACACTTCGCCGTTTGAAGAAAAATGAACTCGTTAAGAATGTgcaaaaaattgtttataagttataa
- the LOC122603036 gene encoding probable disease resistance protein At4g27220, giving the protein MDFLSAIVGPVVESLLVPVKKHLGYLFSSTKHVGNMSTRMEQLLATGADVKRHMERNNISNLEIPTDVPDWLEEVEKIKEDAERISSDVDGCFNLKTRYRAGRKAFKTSLKIEALIKENNETIWRDAQIPLGKVTSKLASTSDGDAHNYFKSREEIFKEALSLLQQDQKAQVIALCGMGGVGKTTMMEQLKRAVEDKKMFNWVVKEVIGQQINTLSIQQTVEEYLGLPVTETSKTAKADRLRITFGKMSQEGKKVLVILDDVWGKVELKDVGLSPLPNGFKLLLTSRDENVCTQIAVEADSDFSVVRVNVMEESEANNFFFQISEVSNPELKDIGAKIVRRCGFLPLAIKLIATNLKLQEKSVWRDTLHRLNENDLVENVQRIIEISYNFIAQEDAKAIFLLCGLFPDDFNIPIEDLTRYAWGLKLLNKVHTVGEARDRTKTCVLNLKKANLLLDSDQSECVKMHDLVLAFVVAKVSKGDHPWIVNHSDVSNWSRAEMSESCRSISSTCMGMSEFPRDFKYPKVSLLRLMNGDESLKFPDDFYEKMENLQVMAFEKLYYPLLPTSLQCSTTLRTLCLHKCSLMFDCSPIGDHLLNLEVLSFAHSGITYLPSAIGKLVKLKLLDLTGCIDLRIDEGVLKNLVKLEELYMVAANGRDVRLTDTNYKELGERSKNLSALEVEFIENNPHSKNMTYNRLERFKISIGRYLERHYSVKDMHSSENTLMIKVANKDELLESGTNELFTKTEVLHLETGSGMKNLEEVLPKSVPRHTSFL; this is encoded by the coding sequence ATGGACTTCTTATCAGCAATCGTTGGTCCTGTCGTTGAATCTTTATTGGTGCCTGTCAAGAAACACCTGGGCTATCTGTTTTCCTCCACAAAACATGTTGGCAACATGAGTACCAGGATGGAGCAACTTCTTGCTACAGGCGCTGATGTCAAAAGGCACATGGAAAGAAACAACATAAGTAATCTGGAAATACCTACTGATGTACCAGATTGGTTGGAAGAGGTCGAAAAGATTAAGGAAGATGCTGAAAGAATTTCAAGTGACGTCGATGGGTGTTTTAACTTGAAAACGAGGTACCGAGCAGGAAGGAAGGCATTCAAGACTAGCCTGAAGATTGAAGctcttattaaagaaaataatgagACAATCTGGCGTGATGCTCAAATACCTCTTGGAAAAGTGACTTCTAAACTGGCATCCACTTCTGATGGTGATGCCCACAATTACTTCAAATCAAGAGAGGAGATTTTTAAGGAGGCGCTCAGTTTGCTTCAACAGGATCAAAAGGCCCAAGTGATAGCCTTATGCGGAATGGGTGGCGTGGGGAAAACCACGATGATGGAACAACTGAAAAGGGCTGTGGAAGATAAGAAAATGTTTAATTGGGTTGTGAAGGAGGTTATTGGGCAACAGATTAACACATTGTCTATTCAGCAAACTGTGGAAGAGTACTTAGGACTCCCTGTAACCGAAACAAGTAAAACAGCAAAGGCAGATCGTCTTCGCATAACTTTTGGGAAGATGTCACAAGAAGGTAAAAAGGTTTTAGTAATATTGGATGATGTTTGGGGGAAGGTTGAGCTTAAAGATGTTGGACTAAGTCCTTTGCCAAATGGCTTTAAGTTGTTGCTCACATCACGAGATGAAAACGTTTGTACACAAATTGCTGTAGAAGCTGATTCGGATTTTAGTGTTGTTAGAGTAAATGTGATGGAGGAGTCAGAAGCGaataatttcttttttcaaatttcaGAAGTTTCAAATCCGGAGCTCAAAGATATAGGAGCTAAAATCGTGAGAAGATGTGGTTTCTTGCCCTTAGCCATCAAACTCATTGCAACAAACCTAAAACTTCAGGAAAAATCGGTATGGAGGGATACACTTCACCGTTTGAATGAAAATGATCTGGTTGAGAATGTGCAAAGAATTATAGAGATAAGCTATAACTTTATAGCGCAAGAAGATGCTAAAGCAATTTTTCTGCTTTGTGGCTTGTTTCCAGATGACTTCAATATCCCAATCGAGGATCTGACAAGATACGCATGGGGGCTTAAGTTGTTAAATAAAGTTCACACTGTGGGGGAGGCTAGAGACAGGACAAAAACATGTGTACTCAATCTAAAAAAGGCAAATTTATTGCTTGATAGCGATCAGTCCGAGTGTGTCAAAATGCACGATCTTGTGCTTGCTTTTGTGGTAGCTAAAGTTTCTAAAGGTGATCATCCATGGATCGTTAACCACAGTGATGTCTCAAATTGGAGTAGAGCTGAAATGAGCGAGTCTTGCAGGAGTATTTCTTCGACATGTATGGGCATGTCTGAGTTCCCAAGAGACTTTAAATACCCAAAAGTATCCCTATTGAGACTTATGAATGGCGATGAATCTCTTAAGTTTCCTGATGATTTTTatgagaaaatggaaaatcttcAAGTTATGGCATTTGAGAAGTTGTATTATCCTCTGCTTCCCACATCGCTTCAATGCTCTACCACCCTTCGAACATTGTGTCTCCATAAATGCTCATTGATGTTTGATTGCTCTCCTATTGGTGATCATCTTTTGAACCTTGAAGTGCTCAGCTTTGCTCATTCTGGCATCACATATTTACCATCTGCAATCGGGAAGCTAGTGAAGCTAAAGCTACTTGATTTGACAGGCTGTATCGATCTACGAATCGATGAAGGCGTCTTGAAAAACTTGGTCAAGCTTGAAGAGCTTTATATGGTGGCTGCTAATGGAAGGGATGTAAGATTAACAGATACAAACTATAAGGAATTGGGAGAACGTTCCAAGAATCTATCTGCATTGGAAGTTGAATTCATTGAGAACAATCCTCACTCAAAGAATATGACGTATAATAGACTCGAAAGATTCAAGATATCCATAGGACGTTATTTAGAAAGACATTATAGTGTCAAAGACATGCACTCATCCGAAAACACGCTGATGATCAAAGTCGCtaacaaagatgaattgttgGAATCTGGAACGAATGAGTTGTTTACGAAAACAGAAGTGCTTCACTTGGAAACTGGCAGTGGCATGAAAAACCTTGAAGAAGTTTTACCGAAATCCGTACCTCGACACACCtcgtttttataa
- the LOC122603037 gene encoding probable disease resistance protein At4g27220, translated as MPSLHHLEKIAVKDCDSIEVLFDIDIDVGCLGENKEGCGSKLRSIKVKNLGKLTEVWRLKVVNINHPDDVIIYGCFQAVEKIDIDGCESFRNIFKPTTAKFGLRALKHCSINSISQAHNNDLKSREEIFKEALSLLQQDQKAHLIALCGMGGVGKTTMMEQLKKAVEDKKMFDWVVKVVIGQKINILSIQQTVAEYIKLQLTETDKTARADRLRITFAKMSQESKEKVLVVLDDVWEKVELKDVGLSPLPNGFKLLLTSQDENVCTQIAVEADSDLSVVRVNVMEESEANNFFFQISKVSNPELKDIGAKIVRRCGFLPLAIKIIATTLKYKEKPVWRDTLYRLKKNELDNDVQSIIEISYEFIAEEDVKEVFLLCGLFPDDFNIPIEDLTRYAWGLKLLNKVHTVGEARDRTKTCVLNLKKANLLLDSDQSECVKMHDLVLAFVVAKVSKGDHPWIVNHSDVSNWSRAEMSESCRSISLTCMGMSEFPRDFKYPKVSLLRLMNGDESLKFPDDFYEKMENLQVMAFEKLYYPLPPTSLQCSTTLRTLCLHKCSLMFDCSPIGDHLLNLEVLSFARSRIRYLPSAIGKLVKLKLLDLTGCMDLRIDEGVLKNLVKLEELYMRAAYGNGIKFTDINYKELGERSKNLSALEVEFIENNPHSKNMSYNRLERFKISIGRYLERHYSVKDMHSSENTLMIKVANKDELLESGTNELFTKTEVLHLETGSGMKNLEEVLPKSVPRHTSFYNLRVLHVFQCFDLGYLFTVPVARGLVKLERLTIEECPVMEALVYGEGNGEERVDIRFQGLKFLYLRDLPKLEGLCNTNNIVIHLPQLLELVLYDLPNFTSIYPGEYKSATAKSSNVMSANTSSSAIINKPFFNKQVLIPPRLEVLRIYQMKALKNIWPPCEEVVDDATSCCLLREIRVYHCDNLVNMFPRNPMPLLHHLETIYVNSCGSIQVLFDIDVDVGEIKQGCGSKLRSIAVLRSIDVGCIGEIKEGARSKLRSIEVWNSGKLTEMWRLKGGGVVNINHPDDDDDVIICGCFQAVEEIHIFAKGIQIICSPC; from the exons ATGCCATCGTTGCATCATCTTGAAAAAATCGCTGTTAAAGATTGTGACTCCATTGAAGTGTTATTCGACATTGATATCGATGTTGGATGTCTTGGTGAGAATAAAGAAGGGTGTGGTAGTAAATTGAGATCCATTAAAGTAAAAAACTTGGGGAAGCTTACAGAGGTGTGGAGGTTGAAAGTAGTAAATATTAACCACCCTGATGATGTGATCATTTATGGCTGCTTTCAAGCTGTTGAAAAGATAGACATAGATGGCTGTGAGAGCTTTAGAAATATATTTAAACCAACCACCGCTAAGTTTGGTCTGCGAGCACTAAAGCACTGTTCTATAAATAGCATCTCTCAAGCCCATAATAATGACTTAAAATCAAGAGAGGAGATTTTTAAGGAGGCGCTCAGTTTGCTTCAACAAGATCAAAAGGCCCACCTGATAGCCTTATGCGGAATGGGTGGCGTGGGGAAGACCACGATGATGGAACAACTGAAAAAGGCTGTGGAAGATAAGAAAATGTTTGATTGGGTTGTGAAGGTGGTTATCGGGCAAAAGATCAACATATTGTCTATTCAGCAAACCGTGGCAGAATACATTAAACTTCAATTAACTGAAACAGATAAAACAGCAAGGGCAGATCGTCTTCGCATAACATTTGCGAAGATGTCACAAGAAAGTAAAGAGAAGGTTTTAGTAGTATTAGATGATGTTTGGGAGAAGGTTGAGCTTAAAGATGTTGGACTAAGTCCTTTGCCAAACGGCTTTAAGTTGTTGCTCACATCACAAGATGAAAACGTTTGTACACAAATTGCTGTAGAAGCTGATTCGGATCTTAGTGTTGTTAGAGTAAATGTGATGGAGGAGTCAGAAGCGaataatttcttttttcaaatttcaaaagtttCAAATCCAGAGCTCAAAGATATAGGAGCTAAAATCGTGAGAAGATGTGGTTTCTTGCCCTTAGCCATCAAAATCATTGCAACAACCCTTAAATATAAAGAGAAGCCCGTATGGAGGGATACACTTTACCGTTTGAAGAAAAATGAACTCGATAATGATGTGCAAAGTATTATTGAGATAAGCTATGAGTTTATAGCGGAAGAAGATGTTAAAGAAGTTTTTCTGCTTTGTGGCTTGTTTCCAGATGACTTCAATATTCCAATAGAAGATCTGACAAGATACGCATGGGGTCTTAAGTTGTTAAATAAAGTTCACACTGTGGGGGAGGCCAGAGACAGGACAAAAACATGTGTACTCAATCTAAAAAAGGCAAATTTATTGCTTGATAGCGATCAGTCCGAGTGTGTCAAAATGCACGATCTTGTGCTTGCTTTTGTGGTAGCTAAAGTTTCTAAAGGTGATCATCCATGGATCGTTAACCACAGTGATGTCTCAAATTGGAGTAGAGCTGAAATGAGCGAGTCTTGCAGGAGTATTTCTTTGACATGTATGGGCATGTCTGAGTTCCCAAGAGACTTTAAATACCCAAAAGTATCCCTATTGAGACTTATGAATGGCGATGAATCTCTTAAGTTTCCTGATGATTTTTatgagaaaatggaaaatcttcAAGTTATGGCATTTGAGAAGTTGTATTATCCTCTGCCTCCCACATCGCTTCAATGCTCTACCACCCTTCGAACATTGTGTCTCCATAAATGCTCATTGATGTTTGATTGCTCTCCTATTGGTGATCATCTTTTGAACCTTGAAGTGCTCAGCTTTGCTCGTTCTCGCATCCGATATTTACCATCTGCAATCGGGAAGCTAGTGAAGCTAAAGCTACTGGATTTGACAGGTTGTATGGATCTCCGTATCGATGAAGGCGTCTTGAAAAACTTGGTCAAGCTTGAAGAGCTTTATATGAGGGCTGCTTACGGAAATGGCATCAAATTCACAGATATAAACTATAAGGAATTGGGAGAACGTTCCAAGAATCTATCTGCATTGGAAGTTGAATTCATTGAGAACAATCCTCACTCAAAGAATATGTCGTATAATAGACTCGAAAGATTCAAGATATCCATAGGACGTTATTTAGAAAGACATTATAGTGTCAAAGACATGCACTCATCCGAAAACACGCTGATGATCAAAGTCGCtaacaaagatgaattgttgGAATCTGGAACGAATGAGTTGTTTACGAAAACAGAAGTGCTTCACTTGGAAACTGGCAGTGGCATGAAAAACCTTGAAGAAGTTTTACCGAAATCCGTACCTCGACACACCTCgttttataatttaagagtCCTTCATGTTTTCCAGTGTTTCGACTTGGGATACCTGTTTACAGTCCCAGTAGCAAGGGGCCTGGTGAAGCTTGAGCGTCTCACAATTGAGGAATGCCCTGTTATGGAAGCACTAGTATACGGTGAAGGAAATGGTGAAGAAAGGGTCGACATTAGGTTTCAGGGGCTGAAGTTTCTATATTTGCGTGATCTACCAAAGTTGGAAGGTTTGTGCAACACTAACAATATTGTAATCCATCTACCGCAACTACTGGAGTTGGTTCTTTACGACCTTCCAAACTTCACAAGCATTTATCCGGGAGAGTATAAATCAGCAACAGCAAAATCATCTAATGTTATGTCCGCAAACACTAGTAGCTCTGCTATTATTAATAAACCTTTCTTCAACAAACAG GTTTTGATCCCTCCTAGGTTGGAGGTATTGCGAATTTATCAGATGAAGGCATTGAAGAATATATGGCCGCCTTGTGAGGAAGTAGTTGATGATGCCACCTCCTGCTGCTTATTGCGAGAGATTAGAGTATACCACTGTGATAATCTTGTGAATATGTTTCCGAGGAATCCGATGCCATTGTTGCATCATCTTGAAACAATCTATGTTAATTCATGTGGTTCCATTCAAGTGTTATTCGACATTGATGTCGATGTTGGTGAGATTAAACAAGGTTGTGGTAGTAAATTGAGATCCATTGCCGTATTGAGATCCATTGATGTTGGATGTATTGGTGAGATTAAAGAAGGCGCCAGAAGTAAATTGAGATCCATTGAAGTATGGAACTCGGGAAAGCTTACAGAGATGTGGAGGTTGAAAGGAGGCGGCGTAGTAAATATTAACCACcctgatgacgatgatgatgtcatcatttgtGGCTGCTTTCAAGCGGTTGAAGAGATACACATATTTGCAAAAGGTATCCAAATAATATGTTCGCCGTGTTGA